In Mytilus edulis chromosome 6, xbMytEdul2.2, whole genome shotgun sequence, the following proteins share a genomic window:
- the LOC139526577 gene encoding chondroitin proteoglycan 2-like: MLYTIFLLIIPVSVFAGDCVGKGDGVFEIGCRSYLTCTGGVAKVTNCPNPPDPNTVYNNRTKTCDTPAHVGPPCGKLEDCTNKPDARYPDLFNTCHTYYTCQFGTYFGHNSCTPGLVFDFKLQTCNWPQNVLPPCGHYIPTTVSG, translated from the exons ATGTTGTATAcgatttttcttctgattattccAGTGTCTG TTTTTGCTGGAGACTGTGTAGGTAAAGGTGATGGAGTGTTTGAGATAGGCTGCAGGTCATATCTGACATGTACAGGTGGTGTTGCCAAGGTAACTAATTGTCCAAACCCACCGGACCCTAATACAGTGTACAATAACCGAACAAAAACTTGTGATAC GCCAGCACATGTAGGACCACCATGTGGAAAGTTAGAGGACTGTACAAACAAACCAGATGCCAGATATCCCGACTTATTTAATACTTGTCATACCTACTACACATGTCAATTTGGAACCTACTTTGGTCACAATTCCTGTACTCCAG GATTGGTATTTGATTTTAAGCTTCAGACTTGCAATTGGCCTCAAAATGTACTTCCTCCATGTGGGCATTACATTCCAACGACTGTCTCAGGATGA